Proteins from a genomic interval of Halopseudomonas litoralis:
- the epd gene encoding erythrose-4-phosphate dehydrogenase, with amino-acid sequence MSRDRPYRIALNGYGRIGRCVLRALHERGGNAMQIVALNDLADQASVEYLTRFDSTHGRFPGEVRVDGDCLHINGQCVQVLCAPQPEDIDWAALDIDLLLECSGQYTSRADGERFLQAGAPRVLFSQPMANAEAVDSTLVYGVNHQRLDARHRLVSNASCTTNASVPVLDILNRQLGLEQVSITTIHSAMNDQPVIDAYHHSDLRRTRSAFQSVIPVSTGLARGIERLLPELTGRVQAKAMRVPTVNVSALDITLQTSRDTSAEEVNRLLKSASESEYHGLLDYTELQHASCDFNHDPHSAIVDGSQTRAAGPRLVNLLVWFDNEWGFANRMLDVADYWLQLANRDS; translated from the coding sequence ATGTCTCGCGACCGACCCTATCGCATCGCCCTCAACGGTTACGGCCGTATCGGGCGCTGCGTGCTGCGTGCCCTGCATGAGCGGGGCGGTAATGCGATGCAGATCGTTGCGTTGAACGACCTGGCCGATCAGGCCAGCGTCGAGTACCTGACTCGTTTCGATTCGACCCATGGCCGGTTTCCCGGCGAGGTGCGGGTCGATGGTGATTGTCTGCATATCAATGGCCAGTGCGTGCAGGTGCTGTGCGCGCCGCAGCCCGAGGATATCGATTGGGCCGCGCTGGATATCGATCTATTGCTCGAATGCTCGGGTCAATACACCAGCCGCGCCGATGGCGAGCGTTTTCTGCAGGCCGGAGCGCCTCGGGTGCTGTTTTCCCAGCCGATGGCCAACGCCGAGGCGGTGGACAGCACACTGGTCTACGGCGTCAATCACCAGCGGCTCGACGCCCGGCATCGGCTGGTATCCAACGCCTCCTGCACCACCAATGCCAGTGTGCCAGTGCTGGATATCCTGAATCGCCAGTTGGGGTTGGAGCAGGTATCCATCACCACTATCCATTCGGCGATGAATGACCAGCCGGTGATTGATGCTTATCACCATAGCGATCTGCGGCGTACCCGCTCGGCCTTCCAGTCGGTGATTCCGGTTTCCACCGGACTGGCGCGGGGCATCGAGCGGCTGCTGCCGGAGCTGACCGGTCGCGTGCAGGCCAAGGCCATGCGCGTGCCGACGGTCAACGTATCGGCGCTGGATATCACCCTGCAAACCTCACGCGATACCAGCGCGGAGGAAGTGAACCGTCTGCTCAAATCCGCGTCAGAGTCTGAGTATCACGGCCTGCTCGACTACACCGAGCTGCAACACGCCAGTTGTGATTTCAACCACGACCCGCATTCAGCTATCGTCGACGGTAGTCAGACCCGGGCGGCAGGGCCGCGGCTGGTCAATCTGCTGGTGTGGTTCGACAACGAATGGGGTTTTGCCAATCGCATGCTGGACGTAGCGGATTACTGGCTGCAACTGGCGAACCGCGATAGTTGA
- the tkt gene encoding transketolase, which produces MPSRRDRANAIRALSMDAVQKANSGHPGAPMGMADIAEVLWRDFMKHNPANPTWADRDRFVLSNGHGSMLIYSLLHLTGYDLSIDDLKSFRQLHSKTPGHPELGYTPGVETTTGPLGQGLANAVGFALAEKIMAAQFNQPGHDIVDHDTYVFLGDGCMMEGISHEVCSLAGTLGLNKLTAFYDDNGISIDGEVHGWFTDDTPRRFESYGWQVIRNVDGHDADEIKTAIETARKSDKPTLICCKTVIGFGSPNKQGKESSHGAALGDAEIALTREALGWKHVPFEIPADIYAEWDAKDAGSKAEQQWNEKFAAYQAEFPELAAEFTRRMAGELPADFDEKASAYIREVAEKGENIASRKASQNCLNAFGPMLPELLGGSADLAGSNLTLWDGCKPVVQEDASGNYMYYGVREFGMAAIMNGVALHGGLVPYGATFLMFMEYARNAVRMSALMRQRVIYVFTHDSIGLGEDGPTHQPVEQLTSLRTTPNLDTWRPADTVESAVAWKHALQRNDGPSALIFSRQNLPCHIRDHETEASIARGGYVLKGCEGEPELILIATGSEVGLAMQVWDKLNELGRKVRVVSMPCTSVFDQQDAEYRQAVLPLEVGARIAIEAAHADYWYKYVGLDGRVVGMHSYGESAPAGELFEEFGFTVDNILLVADELLEDE; this is translated from the coding sequence ATGCCCAGTCGTCGTGACCGAGCCAATGCCATACGTGCCCTCAGCATGGATGCCGTGCAGAAAGCCAACAGTGGTCATCCGGGTGCGCCCATGGGTATGGCGGATATCGCCGAGGTGCTGTGGCGCGATTTCATGAAGCACAACCCGGCCAACCCGACATGGGCTGACCGCGACCGCTTCGTGTTGTCCAACGGCCATGGCTCCATGCTCATCTATTCGCTGCTGCACCTGACCGGTTATGACTTGTCGATCGACGATCTGAAGAGTTTCCGTCAATTGCACAGCAAGACCCCGGGGCATCCTGAGCTGGGCTACACGCCGGGCGTGGAGACCACCACCGGCCCGCTGGGGCAGGGTCTGGCCAACGCGGTCGGCTTCGCCCTGGCGGAAAAGATCATGGCGGCCCAGTTCAACCAGCCCGGCCACGATATCGTCGATCATGATACCTACGTGTTCCTCGGCGATGGCTGCATGATGGAAGGCATCTCCCACGAAGTCTGCTCGCTGGCCGGCACCCTGGGGCTGAATAAACTGACTGCCTTCTATGACGACAACGGCATCTCCATCGATGGCGAAGTGCATGGCTGGTTCACCGACGATACCCCGCGCCGCTTCGAGTCCTACGGCTGGCAGGTGATTCGCAATGTCGACGGCCACGATGCCGACGAGATCAAGACGGCTATCGAAACCGCGCGCAAGAGCGACAAGCCGACGCTGATCTGCTGCAAGACCGTCATCGGCTTCGGTTCGCCAAACAAACAGGGCAAGGAATCGTCCCATGGCGCCGCCCTGGGTGATGCCGAGATTGCCCTGACCCGCGAAGCGCTGGGCTGGAAGCACGTCCCATTCGAGATTCCTGCCGACATCTATGCCGAGTGGGATGCAAAAGACGCCGGAAGCAAGGCCGAGCAGCAGTGGAATGAGAAATTTGCCGCCTATCAGGCCGAATTCCCCGAACTGGCTGCCGAATTCACCCGGCGTATGGCTGGCGAACTGCCGGCTGACTTCGACGAGAAGGCCTCGGCCTACATCCGCGAAGTGGCAGAAAAGGGCGAGAACATCGCCAGCCGCAAGGCCAGCCAGAATTGCCTGAACGCCTTCGGTCCGATGCTGCCGGAGCTGCTCGGTGGCTCGGCCGACCTGGCCGGTTCCAATCTGACCCTGTGGGACGGCTGCAAGCCGGTCGTGCAGGAAGATGCCTCTGGCAACTACATGTACTACGGTGTGCGTGAATTCGGCATGGCCGCGATCATGAACGGCGTAGCGCTGCACGGCGGCCTGGTGCCCTACGGTGCGACTTTCCTGATGTTCATGGAATACGCGCGCAACGCGGTTCGCATGTCGGCGCTGATGCGCCAGCGGGTCATCTATGTGTTCACCCACGACTCCATCGGTCTGGGCGAAGACGGCCCGACTCACCAGCCGGTCGAACAGCTGACCAGTCTGCGCACCACGCCGAATCTGGATACCTGGCGCCCGGCCGATACCGTCGAATCGGCAGTGGCCTGGAAGCATGCGCTGCAGCGCAACGATGGCCCCAGCGCGCTGATCTTCTCGCGTCAGAACCTGCCATGCCATATCCGCGACCATGAAACCGAGGCGTCCATCGCCCGTGGTGGTTACGTGCTCAAAGGCTGTGAAGGTGAGCCGGAACTGATCCTGATCGCCACCGGCTCGGAAGTCGGGCTGGCCATGCAGGTCTGGGACAAGCTCAACGAACTGGGCCGCAAGGTACGCGTGGTGTCAATGCCCTGTACCAGCGTGTTCGACCAGCAGGATGCCGAATACCGTCAGGCGGTACTGCCGCTGGAAGTCGGCGCGCGCATCGCCATCGAAGCGGCGCATGCCGACTACTGGTACAAGTATGTGGGTCTGGATGGCCGTGTCGTCGGCATGCACAGCTACGGTGAATCGGCTCCGGCAGGGGAGTTGTTCGAGGAGTTCGGCTTTACCGTCGACAACATCCTGCTGGTGGCTGACGAACTGCTCGAAGACGAGTGA
- a CDS encoding ArsR/SmtB family transcription factor → MNDPIRLAPAAPTATEQLAAFCKAASDVLRLDILRVLRNDSFGVLELAQIFDTRQSGMSHHLKVLANAGLVSTRREGNSIFYRRSLPDASGPCQHLHEPLLQGLDALPSDPRLSQAIAVVHGQRGEISQQFFARFADGTPAQQDLIAHFGLYREPLLSLIDSLALPASGLAIEVGPGEGGFLPDLASRFDRVLALDNAPAMLERAQQQCAEAGLSNVDCLLADALQPLELPAADCLVCNMVLHHMPAPAEALKRFADLLKPGGSLVLTELCSHDQSWVRDTCGDLWLGFDKDDLARWAENAGLDVGGSLYMGLRNGFQIQLQQFTKDDR, encoded by the coding sequence ATGAATGATCCAATCCGTCTCGCGCCTGCCGCGCCTACCGCCACCGAACAACTGGCCGCCTTCTGCAAGGCCGCGAGTGATGTGTTGCGGCTGGATATCCTGCGGGTACTGCGCAATGACTCCTTCGGCGTACTGGAACTGGCGCAGATCTTCGATACCCGTCAGTCCGGCATGAGTCACCACCTCAAGGTGCTGGCCAACGCCGGACTGGTCAGCACCCGACGTGAAGGCAATTCGATCTTCTATCGGCGCAGCCTGCCGGACGCCAGCGGCCCATGCCAGCACTTGCACGAGCCGCTGCTGCAGGGACTGGATGCACTGCCCTCCGACCCGCGGCTGAGCCAGGCGATTGCGGTCGTGCATGGGCAGCGCGGCGAGATTTCCCAGCAGTTCTTCGCCCGTTTTGCCGACGGCACGCCAGCCCAGCAGGACCTGATTGCGCATTTCGGTCTGTATCGCGAGCCTTTGCTGAGCCTGATCGACAGCCTGGCGTTACCTGCCAGCGGCCTGGCCATCGAAGTCGGTCCCGGCGAAGGCGGTTTTCTGCCGGATCTGGCCTCTCGTTTCGACCGGGTACTGGCACTGGATAACGCACCGGCTATGCTGGAAAGGGCTCAGCAGCAGTGTGCCGAGGCGGGTCTGAGCAATGTGGATTGCCTGCTGGCAGATGCCTTGCAGCCATTGGAGCTGCCCGCCGCCGACTGCCTGGTATGCAATATGGTGCTGCACCATATGCCGGCTCCGGCCGAGGCGCTGAAGCGTTTTGCTGATCTGCTCAAACCCGGCGGCAGTCTGGTACTGACCGAGCTGTGCAGTCATGACCAAAGCTGGGTCCGGGATACCTGCGGCGATCTCTGGCTGGGCTTTGACAAGGATGACCTGGCGCGCTGGGCCGAGAACGCCGGACTGGATGTCGGCGGCAGCCTTTATATGGGCCTGCGCAACGGTTTTCAGATTCAGCTTCAACAATTTACCAAGGACGACCGGTAA
- the metK gene encoding methionine adenosyltransferase, translating into MSDYSIFTSESVSEGHPDKLADQISDAVLDAILCEDKYARVACETMVKTGVAIVGGEITTSAWVDLEDLVRGVIKDIGYTSSEVGYDADTCGVINIIGKQSPDIAQGVDRQNPEDQGAGDQGLMFGYASNETDVLMPAPITFAHRLVERQAEVRKNGTLNWLRPDAKSQVTCRYDNGKVVGIDAIVLSTQHNPEIEQADLREAVMETIIKHVIPADLLHADTQYHINPTGKFVIGGPVGDCGLTGRKIIVDTYGGMARHGGGAFSGKDPSKVDRSAAYAGRYVAKNIVAAGLADRCEIQVSYAIGVAQPTSVSINTFGTGKISDDKIIKLVREHFDLRPYAITRMLDLLHPMYRATAAYGHFGRNPFEMTVKDETFTAFPWEKTDRADALRADAGI; encoded by the coding sequence ATGAGCGACTACTCGATTTTCACTTCCGAATCGGTCTCCGAAGGCCATCCGGACAAGCTGGCTGACCAGATTTCCGACGCCGTGCTGGATGCCATCCTCTGCGAGGACAAATATGCCCGCGTGGCCTGCGAAACCATGGTGAAAACCGGGGTTGCCATCGTTGGTGGCGAAATCACCACCAGCGCCTGGGTCGATCTGGAAGATTTGGTGCGCGGCGTGATCAAGGACATCGGCTACACCTCCTCCGAGGTCGGTTACGACGCCGATACCTGCGGCGTGATCAACATCATCGGCAAGCAGTCACCCGACATCGCCCAGGGCGTCGACCGCCAGAACCCGGAAGACCAGGGCGCCGGCGATCAGGGTCTGATGTTCGGCTATGCCAGCAACGAGACCGACGTGCTGATGCCCGCCCCCATCACCTTCGCCCACCGTCTGGTCGAGCGCCAGGCAGAAGTGCGCAAGAATGGCACACTGAACTGGCTGCGCCCGGACGCCAAGTCGCAGGTGACCTGCCGCTATGACAACGGCAAAGTCGTAGGCATTGATGCCATCGTACTGTCGACTCAGCACAATCCGGAGATCGAGCAGGCCGATCTGCGCGAAGCGGTGATGGAAACCATCATCAAGCACGTGATCCCGGCTGATCTGCTGCACGCTGACACTCAGTACCACATCAACCCGACCGGCAAATTCGTCATTGGCGGTCCGGTGGGCGACTGCGGCCTGACCGGCCGCAAGATCATTGTCGACACCTACGGCGGCATGGCCCGCCATGGCGGCGGTGCCTTCTCCGGCAAGGACCCGTCCAAGGTCGACCGCAGCGCTGCCTATGCCGGCCGCTACGTGGCCAAGAACATTGTCGCCGCCGGCCTGGCCGATCGCTGCGAGATCCAGGTGTCCTATGCCATCGGCGTGGCCCAGCCGACCTCGGTATCGATCAACACTTTCGGCACCGGCAAGATCAGTGATGACAAGATCATCAAGCTGGTACGCGAGCACTTCGACCTGCGGCCCTACGCAATCACCCGCATGCTCGATTTGCTGCATCCGATGTACCGCGCCACTGCCGCCTACGGTCACTTCGGTCGCAACCCGTTCGAGATGACAGTAAAGGATGAGACCTTTACCGCCTTCCCATGGGAGAAGACCGACCGGGCTGACGCGCTACGCGCAGATGCGGGCATCTGA
- a CDS encoding c-type cytochrome — protein MFAVPNPKILLFAALGLTLAGCSSEVDPNSPEGKRQAAFKHFLSHSEPMGGMLRERLPFDGEAFAGHAQALADSVEAPWAYFPEPGDTQQKNAALPEVWSDPQGFAQAIDQYRSAVADLVVVTEQGVESPAQVTDAFTAVQQSCKGCHDGFRR, from the coding sequence ATGTTTGCTGTTCCAAACCCCAAAATCCTGCTGTTCGCTGCACTTGGTTTGACCTTGGCCGGCTGCAGCAGCGAAGTCGACCCCAACTCACCCGAGGGCAAGCGCCAGGCGGCGTTCAAGCACTTTCTCAGCCACAGTGAGCCGATGGGCGGCATGTTACGCGAGCGTCTGCCGTTCGACGGCGAGGCCTTTGCCGGTCATGCCCAGGCCCTGGCCGACTCGGTCGAAGCGCCCTGGGCGTATTTCCCTGAACCGGGGGACACGCAGCAGAAGAACGCTGCATTGCCCGAAGTCTGGTCTGACCCCCAGGGCTTCGCCCAGGCCATTGATCAATACCGCAGTGCGGTAGCTGACCTGGTTGTGGTCACCGAGCAAGGCGTTGAATCTCCCGCTCAGGTCACGGATGCTTTCACTGCGGTGCAGCAGAGCTGCAAAGGCTGCCACGACGGCTTCCGGCGCTGA
- the ahcY gene encoding adenosylhomocysteinase, protein MSAVMQGDFADYKVADISLADYGRREIIIAESEMPALMAMRRKYAAEQPLKGARILGCIHMTIQTAVLIETLVELGAEVRWSSCNIFSTQDHAAAAIAAAGVPVFAWKGETDEEYEWCIEQTILKDGQPWDANMVLDDGGDLTLILHEKFPQVLDNVHGVTEETTTGVHRLLDMLKKGTLKVPAINVNDSVTKSKNDNKYGCRHSLNDAIKRATDHLLSGKKALVIGYGDVGKGSSQSLRQEGMIVRVAEADPICAMQACMDGFEVVSPYINGVNDGTEASINRELLGNIDLIVTTTGNVNVCDANMLKALKKRAVVCNIGHFDNEIDTAFTRKNWHWEEVKPQVHKIHRTGKDNFDPANDDYLILLAEGRLVNLGNATGHPSRIMDGSFANQVLAQIHLFKQGYAKLDPTAKTELLRVEVLPKELDEEVALEMVKGFGGIVTQMTQTQADYIGVPVNGPFKPDTYRY, encoded by the coding sequence ATGAGCGCAGTTATGCAAGGCGATTTCGCCGACTACAAGGTGGCTGACATCAGCCTGGCCGACTATGGCCGCCGTGAAATCATCATCGCCGAGTCCGAGATGCCGGCGCTGATGGCCATGCGTCGCAAATACGCTGCCGAGCAACCGCTCAAGGGCGCGCGCATTCTGGGCTGCATCCACATGACTATTCAGACCGCGGTGCTGATCGAGACTCTGGTCGAGCTGGGCGCTGAAGTGCGCTGGTCATCGTGCAACATCTTCTCTACCCAGGATCATGCTGCCGCTGCAATTGCTGCTGCCGGCGTGCCGGTCTTCGCCTGGAAGGGCGAGACTGACGAAGAGTATGAATGGTGCATCGAGCAGACCATCCTCAAGGATGGCCAGCCGTGGGATGCCAACATGGTACTGGACGATGGCGGCGACCTGACGCTGATCCTGCATGAGAAATTCCCCCAGGTGCTGGACAACGTGCATGGCGTCACCGAAGAGACCACAACCGGTGTACACCGCCTGCTCGACATGCTGAAGAAAGGCACGCTGAAAGTGCCGGCGATCAACGTCAACGACTCGGTCACCAAGAGCAAGAACGACAACAAGTACGGCTGCCGTCACAGCCTGAACGACGCCATCAAACGCGCCACTGACCACCTGCTGTCCGGCAAGAAGGCGCTGGTCATCGGTTATGGCGATGTGGGCAAGGGCTCGTCCCAGTCCCTGCGCCAGGAAGGCATGATCGTCCGTGTAGCTGAAGCCGACCCGATCTGCGCCATGCAGGCGTGCATGGACGGTTTCGAAGTGGTGTCGCCCTATATCAATGGGGTCAACGATGGCACCGAAGCCAGCATCAACCGCGAGCTGCTGGGCAATATCGACCTGATCGTCACCACCACCGGCAACGTCAACGTCTGTGACGCCAATATGCTCAAGGCGCTGAAAAAGCGTGCCGTGGTGTGCAACATCGGCCACTTCGACAACGAGATCGATACCGCCTTCACCCGCAAGAACTGGCACTGGGAAGAGGTCAAGCCGCAGGTGCACAAGATCCACCGCACCGGCAAGGACAACTTCGATCCGGCCAATGATGACTACCTGATCCTGCTGGCCGAAGGCCGTCTGGTCAACCTGGGTAACGCCACTGGCCACCCCAGCCGCATCATGGACGGCTCTTTCGCCAACCAGGTGCTGGCGCAGATCCACCTGTTCAAGCAGGGCTACGCCAAGCTGGATCCCACCGCCAAAACCGAGCTGCTGCGCGTGGAAGTGCTGCCCAAGGAGCTGGACGAGGAAGTCGCACTGGAGATGGTCAAGGGCTTCGGCGGCATCGTCACCCAGATGACCCAGACCCAGGCTGATTACATCGGCGTACCGGTGAACGGCCCGTTCAAGCCGGATACTTACCGCTACTGA
- the metF gene encoding methylenetetrahydrofolate reductase [NAD(P)H], whose product MTTNKDIPVSFEFFPTKTEAGHEKLIAAAHVLAEQQPEFFSVTYGAGGSTRDRTINTVLQLDQQVKIPTAPHLSCVGDSNEDLRQLLNEYREAGIRRIVALRGDLPSGMGRASGELRYANELVEFIRAETGDHFIIEVAAYPEAHPQARNFEADLENFIRKVQSGADSAITQYFFNADCYFHFVDRVRKAGVETPIVPGIMPITNYTSLSRFSDACGAEIPRWIRKQLESYGDDTASISAFGTEVISRMCERLLAGGAPSLHFYTLNQAQPSLAILRNL is encoded by the coding sequence ATGACTACCAATAAAGATATTCCTGTCAGCTTCGAGTTCTTTCCAACCAAGACCGAGGCTGGCCACGAGAAGTTGATCGCTGCGGCCCATGTGCTGGCCGAACAGCAGCCCGAGTTCTTCTCGGTGACCTATGGTGCCGGTGGCTCCACCCGCGACCGCACCATCAATACCGTGCTGCAACTGGATCAGCAGGTGAAGATTCCCACTGCGCCGCACCTGTCCTGTGTGGGCGACAGCAACGAAGACCTGCGCCAACTGCTCAATGAATACCGCGAGGCGGGCATCCGCCGCATCGTTGCCCTGCGCGGCGACCTGCCTTCGGGTATGGGCCGCGCTTCCGGTGAACTGCGCTATGCCAACGAGCTGGTGGAATTCATCCGCGCTGAAACCGGTGATCATTTCATCATCGAAGTCGCCGCCTACCCCGAAGCGCACCCGCAGGCGCGCAATTTCGAGGCGGACCTTGAGAATTTCATACGCAAGGTCCAGTCGGGCGCTGACAGTGCCATCACCCAGTATTTCTTCAACGCCGACTGCTATTTCCACTTTGTCGACAGGGTCCGCAAGGCTGGCGTGGAAACCCCGATCGTGCCGGGCATCATGCCAATCACCAACTACACCAGCCTGTCGCGCTTCTCCGATGCCTGTGGTGCGGAAATCCCGCGCTGGATCCGCAAGCAACTGGAATCCTACGGTGACGATACTGCCAGCATCAGCGCCTTCGGCACCGAGGTGATAAGTCGGATGTGCGAGCGGCTGCTGGCCGGCGGCGCGCCCAGCCTGCACTTCTATACCTTGAATCAGGCACAACCGAGCCTGGCAATATTGCGCAACCTGTAA
- the dld gene encoding D-lactate dehydrogenase, which translates to MTIAAAKEYRRAALLAKLRGVVGTSHVLTGEQTTRRFCRGHRSGAGKVLAVVRPGTLLEQWQLMLASVTADCIVIMQAANTGLTGGSTPDGDDYDRDIVLVNTLRITGVQLINDGRQAVCLPGATLDRLEQALAPLEREPHSVIGSSCIGASVLGGVCNNSGGALVRRGPAYTELALYAQVREDGSLELVNHLGIELGDSPEEILERLQNADYGPQHIRNDEGPTASDAHYAEHVREVDADTPARFNADPSRLFEASGSAGKLCLFAVRLDTFAKEPSSVFYIGSNEPEDLTEVRRHLLTHLPRLPIAGEYIHRTAFDIGEKYGKDTFLLIDRFGTARVPAAFAMKSRIDGFFERFGLRGVTDRMLQVAMNLLPSHLPPRMRVYRDRYEHHLLLRVSDDTLEQTRTFLAAYFAGRDSAGYFECTAEEGRKAFLHRFAIAGAAIRYREAHRSSVEDIVALDIALRRNDREWVETLPAELEEQIVHKLYYGHFFCHVFHQDYIIKKGVAALDMEHRMWALLDQRRAEYPAEHNVGHLYVAKPALAGFYRELDPTNTFNPGIGHTSKKHGWGECCGG; encoded by the coding sequence GTGACCATCGCGGCTGCCAAAGAGTATCGCCGTGCTGCGCTACTCGCCAAACTGCGCGGTGTGGTCGGCACTTCCCATGTGTTGACCGGTGAGCAAACCACGCGGCGCTTTTGTCGCGGGCATCGCAGCGGCGCAGGCAAGGTCTTGGCGGTAGTGCGTCCCGGTACGCTGCTGGAGCAGTGGCAGTTAATGCTCGCCAGCGTGACTGCTGACTGTATTGTAATCATGCAGGCAGCTAACACCGGCTTGACCGGCGGTTCCACGCCGGATGGCGACGACTATGATCGCGATATCGTTCTGGTCAATACGCTGCGCATCACCGGTGTACAGCTGATCAACGATGGACGGCAAGCGGTCTGCCTGCCCGGTGCCACCCTTGATCGTCTGGAACAGGCGTTGGCGCCGCTGGAGCGCGAACCGCACTCGGTCATCGGCTCGTCGTGCATTGGTGCCTCGGTGCTTGGCGGCGTCTGCAATAATTCCGGCGGCGCACTGGTGCGCCGCGGCCCGGCCTACACCGAGCTGGCGCTTTATGCACAGGTGCGCGAAGACGGTAGCCTTGAGCTGGTCAATCATCTGGGGATAGAGCTGGGCGATAGCCCCGAAGAGATCCTCGAGCGTTTGCAGAACGCCGACTACGGCCCGCAGCATATCCGTAATGATGAGGGACCCACGGCATCGGATGCCCATTACGCTGAGCATGTGCGCGAGGTGGATGCCGATACCCCGGCGCGGTTCAATGCTGATCCGTCGCGGCTGTTCGAAGCGTCTGGCTCTGCCGGCAAGCTGTGTTTGTTCGCCGTGCGTCTGGATACCTTTGCCAAGGAGCCGAGCAGCGTCTTCTATATCGGCAGCAACGAGCCCGAGGATCTCACCGAGGTGCGTCGCCATCTGCTGACCCACCTGCCGCGCCTGCCGATCGCCGGGGAATATATCCACCGCACCGCCTTTGATATCGGTGAGAAATACGGCAAGGATACCTTCCTGCTGATCGACAGGTTCGGCACCGCGCGTGTACCGGCGGCCTTCGCCATGAAGAGCCGGATCGATGGTTTCTTCGAACGTTTCGGCTTGCGTGGCGTGACCGACCGGATGCTTCAGGTTGCGATGAACCTGCTACCCAGTCATCTGCCGCCGCGGATGCGCGTCTACCGTGACCGGTATGAGCACCACCTGCTGCTGCGGGTGTCCGACGATACGCTGGAACAGACCCGCACCTTCCTCGCCGCGTATTTTGCCGGACGCGACAGCGCTGGTTATTTCGAGTGCACCGCGGAGGAGGGGCGCAAGGCCTTCCTGCATCGCTTCGCCATTGCCGGTGCGGCGATTCGCTATCGCGAGGCGCACCGCAGCAGCGTCGAAGATATTGTCGCGCTGGATATCGCGTTGCGCCGTAATGATCGTGAGTGGGTGGAAACCTTGCCGGCCGAGCTGGAAGAGCAGATCGTCCACAAGCTTTACTACGGGCATTTCTTCTGTCACGTGTTTCACCAGGACTACATCATCAAGAAGGGAGTCGCTGCGCTGGATATGGAGCACCGCATGTGGGCGCTACTGGACCAGCGTCGCGCAGAATATCCGGCCGAGCACAATGTCGGGCATCTGTACGTGGCGAAGCCGGCGCTCGCCGGTTTCTACCGCGAGCTGGATCCAACCAATACCTTCAATCCGGGTATTGGCCATACGTCGAAGAAGCATGGGTGGGGTGAGTGCTGCGGGGGGTAG
- the lldD gene encoding FMN-dependent L-lactate dehydrogenase LldD, giving the protein MIISASTDYRAAAERRLPPFLFHYLDGGAYAEHTLRRNTADLADIALRQRVLKDMSELCLETRLFDETLAMPVALAPVGLTGMYARRGEVQAARAAAAKGIPFTLSTVSVCPIEEVAPAIDRPMWFQLYVLRDRGFMKNALERAKSAGVTTLVFTVDMPVPGARYRDAHSGMSGANGPMRRVLQAMTHPRWALDVGLLGKPHDLGNISAYRGNPTGLADYIGWLGANFDPSISWNDLEWIREFWDGPMVIKGILDPQDAKDAVSFGADGIVVSNHGGRQLDGVLSSARALPAIADAVKGQIKILADSGIRTGLDVVRMLALGADCTLIGRAFIYALSVHGENGVTNLLELIEKEMRVAMVLTGAKSISDITPELLVRNL; this is encoded by the coding sequence ATGATCATTTCCGCCTCCACCGATTACCGCGCCGCCGCTGAGCGCCGGTTGCCACCTTTTCTGTTTCACTACCTTGATGGCGGTGCGTACGCTGAACATACGCTCAGGCGCAATACCGCAGATCTTGCCGACATCGCCCTGCGCCAGCGGGTATTGAAAGATATGTCCGAACTCTGCCTGGAAACCCGGCTGTTTGATGAGACTCTGGCGATGCCTGTGGCTCTGGCCCCGGTGGGACTCACGGGTATGTATGCTCGGCGCGGCGAGGTGCAGGCCGCGCGTGCGGCGGCGGCCAAGGGCATTCCTTTCACGCTGTCGACTGTCTCAGTCTGTCCGATCGAGGAAGTGGCGCCAGCCATCGATCGTCCAATGTGGTTCCAGTTGTATGTGTTGCGTGATCGCGGCTTCATGAAGAATGCGCTCGAGCGGGCCAAGTCCGCCGGGGTGACTACATTGGTTTTCACTGTCGACATGCCAGTACCGGGCGCGCGCTATCGCGATGCTCATTCGGGCATGAGCGGTGCAAATGGTCCGATGCGTCGCGTACTACAAGCGATGACTCATCCGCGCTGGGCGTTGGATGTCGGCTTGCTGGGCAAGCCGCATGACCTGGGTAATATCTCCGCCTATCGCGGCAACCCCACAGGCCTGGCCGATTACATCGGCTGGCTGGGGGCTAACTTCGATCCGTCGATCAGCTGGAACGACCTGGAGTGGATTCGCGAATTCTGGGATGGACCTATGGTGATCAAGGGTATTCTCGATCCTCAGGACGCCAAGGATGCGGTGAGTTTCGGCGCCGACGGTATCGTCGTATCTAACCATGGAGGGCGCCAGCTCGATGGTGTGCTGTCCAGCGCTCGGGCGCTGCCGGCTATCGCGGATGCGGTCAAGGGGCAGATCAAGATCCTCGCCGACTCCGGCATTCGTACCGGACTGGATGTGGTGCGGATGCTCGCGCTTGGTGCTGACTGCACGCTGATCGGTCGGGCATTCATTTATGCGCTCTCGGTGCATGGAGAAAATGGCGTGACCAATTTGCTGGAGCTGATCGAAAAGGAGATGCGCGTGGCGATGGTGCTGACCGGAGCAAAATCCATCAGCGATATTACTCCCGAACTGTTGGTCCGGAACCTGTGA